One Nicotiana tomentosiformis chromosome 4, ASM39032v3, whole genome shotgun sequence genomic window carries:
- the LOC104119632 gene encoding tubby-like F-box protein 8 isoform X2 produces the protein MVFIVHGCWGFEFITPKDSHIKAVCRSWREMCKEIVQRPELCGKLTFPVSLKQPGFRDGTIQCFIRRDKANTTYQLFLCLSPALLVENGKFLLSAKRNRRTTCTEYVISMNADNISRSSRSYIGKLRSNFLGTKFIIYDTQPPYNSSSIPPPGGSRRFNSKKVSPKVPTGTYKIAQVTYELNVLGTRGPRRMNCVMHSVPASALEPGGTVPGQPELLPPNHEDSFRSMSFSKSIDTSTEFSSARFSDIGGPSEEDEEGKARPLVLRNKPPRWHEQLQCWCLNFRGRVTVASVKNFQLIAATQRAAGAPTPAQPAQSSSDHDKIILQFGKVGKDMFTMDYRYPLSAFQAFAICLSSFDTKLACE, from the exons ATG GTATTTATTGTGCACGGATGTTGGGGATTTGAGTTCATCACTCCAAAAGATTCACATATAAAAG CTGTTTGCCGCTCATGGAGGGAAATGTGCAAAGAAATTGTTCAGCGTCCTGAGTTGTGTGGAAAGTTGACCTTTCCCGTCTCTCTTAAGCAG CCTGGGTTTCGAGATGGAACCATCCAGTGCTTTATCCGAAGAGACAAAGCTAATACAACTTACCAACTTTTCCTTTGCCTTAGCCCTG CCTTGCTTgtagaaaatggaaagtttcttCTTTCTGCAAAGCGTAATCGGAGAACCACTTGTACAGAGTACGTCATCTCTATGAATGCAGATAACATATCAAGGTCAAGCAGATCTTATATTGGAAAACTGAG GTCAAATTTTCTGGGCACGAAGTTCATAATTTATGATACCCAGCCACCGTACAACAGTTCTAGTATACCCCCACCTGGTGGAAGCCGGAGATTCAACTCCAAGAAAGTTTCTCCCAAAGTCCCTACAGGAACCTACAAAATTGCACAGGTTACCTATGAACTGAATGTGCTCGGCACCAGGGGCCCACGTAGGATGAATTGTGTCATGCACTCAGTCCCTGCCTCGGCCCTTGAACCGGGGGGAACTGTCCCTGGCCAACCTGAACTTCTCCCTCCCAATCATGAAGACTCATTTCGGAGCATGTCCTTCTCAAAATCAATTGATACTTCAACAGAATTCAGCAGCGCTCGGTTTTCAGATATTGGGGGTCcaagtgaagaagatgaagaagggAAGGCTAGACCTTTGGTTCTCCGGAACAAGCCGCCTAGATGGCATGAACAGCTGCAGTGTTGGTGTCTGAATTTCAGAGGGAGGGTAACCGTCGCTTCTGTCAAGAATTTCCAGCTGATTGCTGCTACACAGCGTGCAGCCGGTGCCCCAACACCAGCACAACCGGCTCAGTCATCATCAGATCATGACAAGATTATCTTGCAGTTTGGTAAGGTCGGCAAAGATATGTTTACAATGGATTACCGGTATCCTTTGTCTGCATTTCAGGCTTTTGCCATCTGTTTGAGCAGCTTTGACACAAAGTTGGCATGTGAATAG
- the LOC104119632 gene encoding tubby-like F-box protein 8 isoform X1, giving the protein MSFRSIARDIRDSIGSLSRRSFEVRLSGHNRGKSQSAVHELHDQPIVIQSSCWASLPPELLRDVIKRLEASESTWPARKHVVACAAVCRSWREMCKEIVQRPELCGKLTFPVSLKQPGFRDGTIQCFIRRDKANTTYQLFLCLSPALLVENGKFLLSAKRNRRTTCTEYVISMNADNISRSSRSYIGKLRSNFLGTKFIIYDTQPPYNSSSIPPPGGSRRFNSKKVSPKVPTGTYKIAQVTYELNVLGTRGPRRMNCVMHSVPASALEPGGTVPGQPELLPPNHEDSFRSMSFSKSIDTSTEFSSARFSDIGGPSEEDEEGKARPLVLRNKPPRWHEQLQCWCLNFRGRVTVASVKNFQLIAATQRAAGAPTPAQPAQSSSDHDKIILQFGKVGKDMFTMDYRYPLSAFQAFAICLSSFDTKLACE; this is encoded by the exons ATGTCTTTTCGCAGTATAGCTCGTGATATTAGGGATAGTATTGGAAGCTTATCTAGGCGGAGTTTCGAGGTTAGGCTGTCTGGTCATAACAGAGGGAAGTCTCAGAGTGCTGTCCATGAGTTGCATGACCAGCCTATAGTCATTCAAAGCAGTTGTTGGGCAAGCCTCCCACCAGAGTTACTTCGTGATGTAATTAAAAGACTGGAGGCCAGTGAGAGTACGTGGCCTGCTCGTAAACATGTTGTTGCATGTGCAGCTGTTTGCCGCTCATGGAGGGAAATGTGCAAAGAAATTGTTCAGCGTCCTGAGTTGTGTGGAAAGTTGACCTTTCCCGTCTCTCTTAAGCAG CCTGGGTTTCGAGATGGAACCATCCAGTGCTTTATCCGAAGAGACAAAGCTAATACAACTTACCAACTTTTCCTTTGCCTTAGCCCTG CCTTGCTTgtagaaaatggaaagtttcttCTTTCTGCAAAGCGTAATCGGAGAACCACTTGTACAGAGTACGTCATCTCTATGAATGCAGATAACATATCAAGGTCAAGCAGATCTTATATTGGAAAACTGAG GTCAAATTTTCTGGGCACGAAGTTCATAATTTATGATACCCAGCCACCGTACAACAGTTCTAGTATACCCCCACCTGGTGGAAGCCGGAGATTCAACTCCAAGAAAGTTTCTCCCAAAGTCCCTACAGGAACCTACAAAATTGCACAGGTTACCTATGAACTGAATGTGCTCGGCACCAGGGGCCCACGTAGGATGAATTGTGTCATGCACTCAGTCCCTGCCTCGGCCCTTGAACCGGGGGGAACTGTCCCTGGCCAACCTGAACTTCTCCCTCCCAATCATGAAGACTCATTTCGGAGCATGTCCTTCTCAAAATCAATTGATACTTCAACAGAATTCAGCAGCGCTCGGTTTTCAGATATTGGGGGTCcaagtgaagaagatgaagaagggAAGGCTAGACCTTTGGTTCTCCGGAACAAGCCGCCTAGATGGCATGAACAGCTGCAGTGTTGGTGTCTGAATTTCAGAGGGAGGGTAACCGTCGCTTCTGTCAAGAATTTCCAGCTGATTGCTGCTACACAGCGTGCAGCCGGTGCCCCAACACCAGCACAACCGGCTCAGTCATCATCAGATCATGACAAGATTATCTTGCAGTTTGGTAAGGTCGGCAAAGATATGTTTACAATGGATTACCGGTATCCTTTGTCTGCATTTCAGGCTTTTGCCATCTGTTTGAGCAGCTTTGACACAAAGTTGGCATGTGAATAG